The following DNA comes from Buttiauxella agrestis.
TCAGCCTGGTGACGACCTACCTTGTGGTGTTGAACTTCGCCATTCTGCCGAGTTTGCAACAGTTTAATAAGGTACTGGCTTACGAAGTCCGTATGCTGATGACCGATAAACTGCAACTTGAAGATGGGACGCAACTGGTGGTTCCGCCTGCATTTCGGCGTGAAATCTACCGTGAGTTGGGAATCTCTTTGTATTCCAATGAAGCGGCGGAAGACGCGGGGTTGCGCTGGGCGCAGCATTACGAATTCTTAAGTCATCAAATGGCGCAGCAATTGGGTGGCCCAACCGAAGTTCGCGTTGAGGTTAACAAAAGCTCGCCGGTTGTCTGGCTGAAGACGTGGCTGTCGCCAAATATCTGGGTTCGCGTTCCGCTGACTGAAATTCACCAGGGCGACTTCTCACCGCTGTTCCGCTATACGCTTGCCATAATGCTGCTGGCGATAGGCGGTGCGTGGCTGTTTATTCGAATACAGAACCGACCCTTGGTTGATCTCGAGCATGCCGCTTTGCAGGTCGGTAAAGGGATTATTCCGCCGCCGCTTCGTGAATATGGTGCGTCGGAGGTGCGTTCAGTTACCCGGGCGTTCAACCATATGGCCGCTGGTGTGAAGCAACTGGCCGATGACCGCACGCTGTTAATGGCGGGGGTCAGCCACGATTTGCGTACGCCGCTCACTCGTATTCGTCTGGCAACAGAAATGATGAGTGAAGAAGATGGTTATCTCTCTGAATCGATAAATAAAGATATCGAAGAGTGTAATGCGATCATCGAACAGTTCATCGATTACCTGCGTACCGGGCAAGAGATGCCACTGGAAACTGCCGATCTCAACAGTGTGTTGGGTGAAGTGGTGGCTGCAGAAAGCGGTTACGAGCGGGAGATTGAAACCGATCTTCAAGCAGGCGAATTACTGGTGAATATCCATCCGCTGTCCATTAAACGAGCCGTCGCCAATATGGTGGTGAATGCCGCGCGTTATGGAAATGGCTGGATTAAAGTCAGCAGTGGCGGCGAGCTTAACCGCGCCTGGTTCCAGGTCGAAGATGACGGCCCGGGCATTAAGCCTGAGCAGCTTAAACACC
Coding sequences within:
- the envZ gene encoding two-component system sensor histidine kinase EnvZ, whose translation is MRRVRFSPRSSFARTLLLIVTLLFVSLVTTYLVVLNFAILPSLQQFNKVLAYEVRMLMTDKLQLEDGTQLVVPPAFRREIYRELGISLYSNEAAEDAGLRWAQHYEFLSHQMAQQLGGPTEVRVEVNKSSPVVWLKTWLSPNIWVRVPLTEIHQGDFSPLFRYTLAIMLLAIGGAWLFIRIQNRPLVDLEHAALQVGKGIIPPPLREYGASEVRSVTRAFNHMAAGVKQLADDRTLLMAGVSHDLRTPLTRIRLATEMMSEEDGYLSESINKDIEECNAIIEQFIDYLRTGQEMPLETADLNSVLGEVVAAESGYEREIETDLQAGELLVNIHPLSIKRAVANMVVNAARYGNGWIKVSSGGELNRAWFQVEDDGPGIKPEQLKHLFQPFVRGDSARTTSGTGLGLAIVQRIIDNHNGLLDIGVSERGGLRIRAYLPVPMNKTFSQIKES